A window of the Pongo abelii isolate AG06213 chromosome 10, NHGRI_mPonAbe1-v2.0_pri, whole genome shotgun sequence genome harbors these coding sequences:
- the PLEKHG6 gene encoding pleckstrin homology domain-containing family G member 6 isoform X1, with the protein MKAFGPPHEGPLQGLVASRIETYGGRHRASTQSTAGSLYPRGRPVLDPSRRRLQQYVPFARGSGQAQGLLPMRLRDPEPEKRHGGHVGAGLLHSPKLKELTKAHELEVRLHTFSMFGMPRLPPEDRRHWEIGEGGDSGLTIEKSWRELVPGHKEMSRELCHQQEALWELLTTELIYVRKLKIMTDLLAAGLLNLQRVGLLMEVSAETLFGNVPSLIRTHRSFWDEVLGPTLEETRASGQPLDPVGLQSGFLTFGQRFHPYVQYCLRVKQTMAYAREQQETNPLFHAFVQAGQEEANPEPHPPSLQWCEKHKRSGRQMLCDLLIKPHQRITKYPLLLHAVLKRSPEARAQEALNAMIEAVESFLRHINAQVRQGEEQESLAAAAQRIGPYEVLEPPSDEVEKNLRPFSTLDLMSPMLGVASEHTRQLLLEGPVRVKEGREGKLDVYLFLFSDVLLVTKPQRKADKAKVIRPPLMLEKLVCQPLRDPNSFLLIHLTEFQCVSSALLVHCPSPTDRARWLEKTQQAQATLQKLKAEEYVQQKRELLTLYRDQDKESPSTRPSTPSLEGSQSSAEGRIPEFSTIIPHLVVTEDTDEDAPFVPDDTSDSGYGTLIPGTPTGSRSPLSRLRQGALRRDPRLTFSTLDLRDIPLRPHPPDPQAPQRRSAPELPEGILKGGSLPRGDPPTWSEEEDGASEQGNVVVETLHRARLRGQLPSSPTHADSAGESPWESSGEEEEEGPLFLKAGHTSLRPMRAEDMLREIREELASQRIEGAEEPRDSRPRKLTRAQLQRMRRPHIIQLDTPLSTSEV; encoded by the exons ATGAAGGCCTTTGGTCCTCCACATGAGGGCCCCCTCCAAGGACTTGTGGCCTCCCGCATTGAGACTTATGGGGGCCGGCATCGAGCCTCTACTCAGAGCACTGCTGGCAGTCTCTATCCCCGAGGACGCCCTGTGCTG GATCCCAGTCGCCGACGCCTCCAGCAGTATGTCCCCTTTGCCAGGGGTTCTGGCCAGGCCCAAGGCCTGTTACCCATGAGACTGCGAGATCCAGAGCCTGAGAAGAGGCACGGGGGCCATGTGGGGGCTGGCCTGCTTCACTCCCCCAAACTCAAG GAACTCACCAAGGCCCATGAGCTGGAGGTGAGGCTGCACACTTTCAGCATGTTTGGGATGCCCCGGCTGCCCCCTGAGGACCGGCGGCACTGGGAGATAGGAGAGGGTGGCGACAGCGGCCTGACCATCGAGAAGTCCTGGAGGGAGCTGGTGCCTGGGCACAAG GAGATGAGCCGGGAGCTCTGCCACCAACAGGAGGCCCTGTGGGAGCTCCTGACCACCGAGCTGATCTACGTGAGAAAGCTCAAGATCATGACTGAT CTGCTAGCCGCCGGCCTGCTGAACCTGCAGCGAGTGGGACTGCTGATGGAA GTGTCAGCTGAGACCCTGTTTGGAAATGTCCCTAGCCTGATTCGAACACACCGGAGCTTTTGGGATGAGGTGCTGGGGCCCACCCTGGAGGAGACTCGGGCCTCGGGCCAGCCCCTGGATCCCGTTGGTCTGCAAAGTGGCTTCCTGACG TTTGGCCAGCGGTTCCACCCCTATGTCCAGTACTGCCTCCGAGTGAAGCAGACCATGGCTTACGCCCGAGAGCAGCAAGAAACTAACCCTCTGTTCCATGCCTTCGTGCAG GCAGGGCAGGAGGAAGCAAACCCTGAGCCCCACCCACCTTCCCTGCAGTGGTGTGAGAAGCACAAGCGCTCCGGGAGGCAGATGCTCTGTGACTTGCTCATCAAGCCCCACCAGCGCATCACCAAGTACCCACTGCTGCTCCATGCTGTGCTCAAGAGGAGCCCCGAAGCACGAGCCCAGGAGGCCCTGAATGCCATG ATCGAAGCCGTGGAGTCATTCCTGCGACACATCAATGCGCAGGTCCGCCAGGGCGAAGAGCAAGAGAGCTTGGCGGCTGCAGCACAACGCATCGGGCCCTATGAGGTGCTGGAGCCACCCAGTGATGAGGTGGAGAAG AACCTGCGTCCATTCTCCACCCTGGACCTGATGTCCCCCATGCTGGGGGTTGCGTCTGAGCACACCAGACAGCTGCTGCTGGAGGGACCTGTGCGAGTGAAGGAGGGACGAGAAGGGAAG ctggaCGTGTACCTGTTCCTCTTCTCTGATGTGCTCCTCGTGACCAAGCCCCAGCGCAAGGCAGACAAAGCCAAGGTCATCCGCCCCCCTCTCATGCTGGAGAAGCTCGTGTGCCAACCCCTGCGAGACCCTA ACAGCTTCCTGCTGATCCACCTCACTGAATTCCAGTGTGTCTCCAGTGCCCTCCTTGTGCACTGTCCCAGTCCTACAGACCGTGCCCGGTGGCTGGAGAAGACCCAGCAGGCCCAG GCCACCCTACAGAAGCTGAAGGCAGAGGAGTATGTTCAACAGAAGAGGGAGCTCCTGACCCTCTATCGGGACCAGGACAAGGAGTCCCCCAGCACCAGGCCCTCCACGCCTTCCCTGGAGGGCTCTCAGAGCAGCGCAGAGGGGAG GATTCCTGAGTTCTCGACCATTATCCCCCACCTGGTGGTGACAGAAGACACAGATGAAGATGCTCCCTTTGTGCCAGATGATACCTCAGATTCTGGCTACGGCACTTTGATCCCAGGCACCCCCACGGGGTCCCGCTCCCCGCTGAGCCGTCTACGCCAAGGAGCCCTTCGGCGGGACCCTCGCCTCACCTTCTCCACCCTGGACCTCCGGGACATCCCACTGCGTCCCCACCCTCCCGACCCCCAAGCTCCTCAACGCCGAAGCGCCCCCGAACTGCCAGAAGGAATCCTAAAAGGAGGCAGTCTTCCCCGGGGGGACCCACCAACCTGGTCTGAGGAAGAAGATGGGGCCTCTGAGCAAGGGAATGTGGTGGTGGAAACACTGCACAGGGCCCGGCTTCGGGGCCAGcttccctcctccccaacccATGCTGACTCTGCAGGGGAAAGCCCCTGGGAGTCctcaggggaggaggaagaagaggggccTCTGTTCCTGAAAGCTGGCCACACATCCCTGCGCCCAATGCGGGCTGAGGACATGCTCAGAGAGATCCGGGAGGAGCTGGCCAGCCAAAGGATTGAGGGGGCCGAGGAGCCCCGGGACAGCAGGCCACGGAAGCTGACTCGGGCCCAGCTGCAGAGGATGCGGAGGCCCCACATCATTCAGCTGGACACCCCTCTGTCCACATC AGAGGTATGA
- the PLEKHG6 gene encoding pleckstrin homology domain-containing family G member 6 isoform X2 translates to MKAFGPPHEGPLQGLVASRIETYGGRHRASTQSTAGSLYPRGRPVLDPSRRRLQQYVPFARGSGQAQGLLPMRLRDPEPEKRHGGHVGAGLLHSPKLKELTKAHELEVRLHTFSMFGMPRLPPEDRRHWEIGEGGDSGLTIEKSWRELVPGHKEMSRELCHQQEALWELLTTELIYVRKLKIMTDLLAAGLLNLQRVGLLMEVSAETLFGNVPSLIRTHRSFWDEVLGPTLEETRASGQPLDPVGLQSGFLTFGQRFHPYVQYCLRVKQTMAYAREQQETNPLFHAFVQWCEKHKRSGRQMLCDLLIKPHQRITKYPLLLHAVLKRSPEARAQEALNAMIEAVESFLRHINAQVRQGEEQESLAAAAQRIGPYEVLEPPSDEVEKNLRPFSTLDLMSPMLGVASEHTRQLLLEGPVRVKEGREGKLDVYLFLFSDVLLVTKPQRKADKAKVIRPPLMLEKLVCQPLRDPNSFLLIHLTEFQCVSSALLVHCPSPTDRARWLEKTQQAQATLQKLKAEEYVQQKRELLTLYRDQDKESPSTRPSTPSLEGSQSSAEGRIPEFSTIIPHLVVTEDTDEDAPFVPDDTSDSGYGTLIPGTPTGSRSPLSRLRQGALRRDPRLTFSTLDLRDIPLRPHPPDPQAPQRRSAPELPEGILKGGSLPRGDPPTWSEEEDGASEQGNVVVETLHRARLRGQLPSSPTHADSAGESPWESSGEEEEEGPLFLKAGHTSLRPMRAEDMLREIREELASQRIEGAEEPRDSRPRKLTRAQLQRMRRPHIIQLDTPLSTSEV, encoded by the exons ATGAAGGCCTTTGGTCCTCCACATGAGGGCCCCCTCCAAGGACTTGTGGCCTCCCGCATTGAGACTTATGGGGGCCGGCATCGAGCCTCTACTCAGAGCACTGCTGGCAGTCTCTATCCCCGAGGACGCCCTGTGCTG GATCCCAGTCGCCGACGCCTCCAGCAGTATGTCCCCTTTGCCAGGGGTTCTGGCCAGGCCCAAGGCCTGTTACCCATGAGACTGCGAGATCCAGAGCCTGAGAAGAGGCACGGGGGCCATGTGGGGGCTGGCCTGCTTCACTCCCCCAAACTCAAG GAACTCACCAAGGCCCATGAGCTGGAGGTGAGGCTGCACACTTTCAGCATGTTTGGGATGCCCCGGCTGCCCCCTGAGGACCGGCGGCACTGGGAGATAGGAGAGGGTGGCGACAGCGGCCTGACCATCGAGAAGTCCTGGAGGGAGCTGGTGCCTGGGCACAAG GAGATGAGCCGGGAGCTCTGCCACCAACAGGAGGCCCTGTGGGAGCTCCTGACCACCGAGCTGATCTACGTGAGAAAGCTCAAGATCATGACTGAT CTGCTAGCCGCCGGCCTGCTGAACCTGCAGCGAGTGGGACTGCTGATGGAA GTGTCAGCTGAGACCCTGTTTGGAAATGTCCCTAGCCTGATTCGAACACACCGGAGCTTTTGGGATGAGGTGCTGGGGCCCACCCTGGAGGAGACTCGGGCCTCGGGCCAGCCCCTGGATCCCGTTGGTCTGCAAAGTGGCTTCCTGACG TTTGGCCAGCGGTTCCACCCCTATGTCCAGTACTGCCTCCGAGTGAAGCAGACCATGGCTTACGCCCGAGAGCAGCAAGAAACTAACCCTCTGTTCCATGCCTTCGTGCAG TGGTGTGAGAAGCACAAGCGCTCCGGGAGGCAGATGCTCTGTGACTTGCTCATCAAGCCCCACCAGCGCATCACCAAGTACCCACTGCTGCTCCATGCTGTGCTCAAGAGGAGCCCCGAAGCACGAGCCCAGGAGGCCCTGAATGCCATG ATCGAAGCCGTGGAGTCATTCCTGCGACACATCAATGCGCAGGTCCGCCAGGGCGAAGAGCAAGAGAGCTTGGCGGCTGCAGCACAACGCATCGGGCCCTATGAGGTGCTGGAGCCACCCAGTGATGAGGTGGAGAAG AACCTGCGTCCATTCTCCACCCTGGACCTGATGTCCCCCATGCTGGGGGTTGCGTCTGAGCACACCAGACAGCTGCTGCTGGAGGGACCTGTGCGAGTGAAGGAGGGACGAGAAGGGAAG ctggaCGTGTACCTGTTCCTCTTCTCTGATGTGCTCCTCGTGACCAAGCCCCAGCGCAAGGCAGACAAAGCCAAGGTCATCCGCCCCCCTCTCATGCTGGAGAAGCTCGTGTGCCAACCCCTGCGAGACCCTA ACAGCTTCCTGCTGATCCACCTCACTGAATTCCAGTGTGTCTCCAGTGCCCTCCTTGTGCACTGTCCCAGTCCTACAGACCGTGCCCGGTGGCTGGAGAAGACCCAGCAGGCCCAG GCCACCCTACAGAAGCTGAAGGCAGAGGAGTATGTTCAACAGAAGAGGGAGCTCCTGACCCTCTATCGGGACCAGGACAAGGAGTCCCCCAGCACCAGGCCCTCCACGCCTTCCCTGGAGGGCTCTCAGAGCAGCGCAGAGGGGAG GATTCCTGAGTTCTCGACCATTATCCCCCACCTGGTGGTGACAGAAGACACAGATGAAGATGCTCCCTTTGTGCCAGATGATACCTCAGATTCTGGCTACGGCACTTTGATCCCAGGCACCCCCACGGGGTCCCGCTCCCCGCTGAGCCGTCTACGCCAAGGAGCCCTTCGGCGGGACCCTCGCCTCACCTTCTCCACCCTGGACCTCCGGGACATCCCACTGCGTCCCCACCCTCCCGACCCCCAAGCTCCTCAACGCCGAAGCGCCCCCGAACTGCCAGAAGGAATCCTAAAAGGAGGCAGTCTTCCCCGGGGGGACCCACCAACCTGGTCTGAGGAAGAAGATGGGGCCTCTGAGCAAGGGAATGTGGTGGTGGAAACACTGCACAGGGCCCGGCTTCGGGGCCAGcttccctcctccccaacccATGCTGACTCTGCAGGGGAAAGCCCCTGGGAGTCctcaggggaggaggaagaagaggggccTCTGTTCCTGAAAGCTGGCCACACATCCCTGCGCCCAATGCGGGCTGAGGACATGCTCAGAGAGATCCGGGAGGAGCTGGCCAGCCAAAGGATTGAGGGGGCCGAGGAGCCCCGGGACAGCAGGCCACGGAAGCTGACTCGGGCCCAGCTGCAGAGGATGCGGAGGCCCCACATCATTCAGCTGGACACCCCTCTGTCCACATC AGAGGTATGA